One genomic region from Gemmatimonadaceae bacterium encodes:
- a CDS encoding serine hydrolase domain-containing protein: MKRYDGDVPGASVLVVRDGRPVIRRSYGQSNLEDRIAATPETNYRLASVTKQFTAAAILLLAEDRKLSLDDRVKKWLPSLPSAVDSVTIEHLLSNTSGIVDYEDVMATGTTAQLHDSGVLHLLESQDTTYFNPGKSYRYSNSGYTLLALIVERVSGKSFATFLRERIFIPVGMSHTVAYEEGISTVPSRAYGYTQKEGKWTRKDQSLTSAVLGDGGIYSSIDDLARWDAALYDSRLLSDESRWLAFTPHTDTDRADVKYGFGWRITGESLWHSGETSGFRNVIVRYPGRRLTVVILTNRDDPAPYETALAIARLYP; the protein is encoded by the coding sequence ATGAAGCGGTACGATGGGGATGTGCCCGGTGCATCGGTTCTCGTTGTCCGCGACGGAAGGCCCGTGATACGCAGGTCATATGGACAATCGAATCTCGAAGATCGAATTGCAGCGACACCGGAGACCAACTACCGGCTCGCGTCTGTAACGAAGCAGTTCACGGCCGCCGCGATTCTGCTGCTGGCAGAGGATCGGAAGCTCTCGCTCGATGATCGCGTGAAGAAATGGCTGCCGTCCCTGCCTTCCGCCGTGGATTCAGTCACCATCGAACACCTTCTCTCAAACACTTCAGGGATCGTAGACTACGAAGACGTGATGGCGACCGGTACGACGGCGCAGCTGCACGACTCTGGCGTGCTTCATTTACTCGAGTCCCAGGACACTACCTACTTCAACCCCGGCAAAAGCTATCGTTACAGCAACAGCGGGTACACGTTGCTGGCGCTCATCGTAGAGCGCGTCTCCGGAAAGAGCTTTGCGACGTTTCTTCGCGAGCGGATTTTCATCCCGGTCGGCATGTCGCACACAGTCGCGTATGAGGAAGGCATTTCCACCGTGCCTAGTCGTGCGTACGGGTACACGCAGAAGGAGGGCAAGTGGACGCGGAAGGATCAGAGTCTCACCAGCGCGGTGCTCGGCGACGGTGGCATCTATTCATCGATAGACGATCTGGCCAGGTGGGACGCGGCGTTGTATGACTCGAGGCTTCTGAGCGACGAGTCACGGTGGCTCGCGTTCACGCCGCATACGGACACGGATCGGGCGGACGTGAAATACGGATTCGGATGGCGCATCACCGGCGAGTCGCTCTGGCACTCCGGAGAGACTTCGGGATTTCGGAATGTGATCGTGCGTTATCCGGGCCGGCGGTTGACCGTAGTGATCCTCACCAACCGGGACGACCCGGCCCCGTATGAGACAGCGCTAGCCATCGCGCGGCTGTACCCCTGA
- the dcp gene encoding peptidyl-dipeptidase Dcp: MEIYRSLLIIAGGLAVAACATATPPANTTATPARPAAPATSATPPASAALPASNPFYAPSTLPFQAPPFDRIKNSDYQPAIEAGMKQQLAEIDAIANQSGPPTFENTIIPMERSGGLLSRATKVFNSITSANTDSILQRIQEDVSPKLAAHNDAIYLNEKLFQHVKSIYDRRETLGFNAEQKFLVELYHRNFIRAGAQLSEADKTRLRALNQEEAKLSTNFQNKLLAATKAGALILDNAAHLDGLSEGEIAAAAEAAKSRGLTGKWVIPLQNTTQHPSQASLKNRDVRQRLFVASTQRASRGDSNDTRGIIQRQSQLRAEKAKLLGYPTYSAYALDNQMAKAPASAMKLLTDIAPAATAKARSEAVLMQALIDRQKGGFKLAPWDWQYYAEQVRKEQYDLDETQLKPYFELDRVLRDGVFFAANKLFGLTFKERKDLPVYHPDVRVFDVIDADGKQLSLFYADFFKRDNKSGGAWMDTFVDQSGLMGTQPVVFNVSNFTKPAAGQPALLTFSDVTTMFHEFGHALHGMFSKVQYPTLSGTNVPRDFVEFPSQINEHWALDTIVFANYAKHYQTGQPMPKALVDKVKKARTFNQGFATTEYVAASLLDIAWHTLPPGSSQQNVDAFETSALKRLNVEMYEVPPRYRTPYFAHIWGGGYASSYYAYLWSEVLDHDAYYWFVENGGLTRANGQRFRDMILSRGGTQEAAALYRAFRGREPSVDPLIAERGLKPAPPQER; encoded by the coding sequence ATGGAGATCTATCGATCGTTATTGATCATTGCCGGTGGACTGGCGGTGGCCGCATGCGCGACCGCCACACCCCCGGCGAATACCACAGCGACCCCGGCGCGACCTGCGGCGCCTGCGACATCTGCGACGCCTCCGGCCTCGGCTGCACTCCCGGCGTCGAATCCGTTTTACGCTCCGAGCACCCTGCCCTTCCAGGCGCCACCGTTCGACCGGATCAAGAACTCTGATTATCAGCCGGCGATCGAAGCAGGAATGAAGCAACAGCTCGCCGAGATCGACGCGATCGCCAATCAGTCCGGTCCGCCAACCTTCGAAAACACGATCATTCCAATGGAGCGCTCCGGAGGACTCCTCTCGCGAGCCACGAAAGTGTTCAACTCCATAACGAGCGCAAATACCGACTCCATCCTCCAGCGGATTCAGGAAGATGTGTCACCGAAGCTCGCCGCCCACAACGATGCGATCTACCTGAACGAAAAGCTCTTTCAGCATGTCAAGAGCATCTACGACCGTCGTGAGACGCTGGGCTTCAACGCTGAGCAGAAGTTTCTCGTGGAGCTGTACCACAGGAATTTCATTCGCGCCGGCGCCCAGCTTTCCGAAGCCGACAAAACGAGGCTCCGTGCACTCAACCAGGAAGAGGCGAAGCTCTCCACTAATTTCCAGAACAAGCTCCTCGCCGCAACCAAGGCCGGGGCGCTGATACTCGACAACGCCGCTCACCTCGACGGGCTGAGCGAGGGCGAGATCGCCGCCGCTGCTGAAGCAGCGAAGTCACGCGGCCTCACAGGCAAGTGGGTTATCCCTCTCCAGAACACCACGCAGCACCCTTCCCAGGCGTCGCTCAAGAATCGCGACGTTCGTCAGCGTCTCTTCGTTGCTTCCACACAGCGCGCATCGCGCGGTGACAGCAACGATACCCGCGGTATCATTCAGCGCCAGTCGCAGCTCCGTGCCGAGAAGGCAAAGCTCCTCGGCTATCCGACCTACTCGGCGTACGCGCTCGACAATCAGATGGCGAAGGCGCCCGCTTCAGCGATGAAGCTGCTGACGGATATCGCGCCTGCGGCAACCGCCAAAGCGCGGTCGGAAGCGGTACTGATGCAGGCGCTGATCGACCGGCAGAAAGGCGGCTTCAAGCTCGCGCCGTGGGACTGGCAGTACTACGCGGAACAGGTCCGCAAGGAACAGTACGATCTCGACGAGACGCAGCTGAAACCCTACTTCGAGCTGGACCGCGTTCTGCGAGACGGCGTGTTCTTCGCCGCGAACAAGTTGTTTGGGCTGACTTTCAAGGAGCGAAAGGACCTGCCCGTCTACCATCCTGATGTTCGTGTCTTCGACGTGATCGATGCTGACGGCAAGCAGCTGTCTCTCTTCTACGCCGACTTCTTCAAGCGCGACAACAAGAGCGGCGGCGCCTGGATGGATACCTTCGTCGATCAGTCGGGACTCATGGGCACTCAGCCCGTTGTGTTCAACGTCTCCAACTTCACAAAGCCCGCTGCCGGCCAACCCGCGTTGCTGACGTTCAGCGACGTGACGACGATGTTCCATGAATTCGGCCACGCACTCCACGGGATGTTCTCGAAGGTGCAGTATCCGACGCTCTCCGGGACGAACGTGCCACGCGATTTCGTCGAGTTCCCCTCACAGATCAACGAGCACTGGGCACTCGATACGATCGTTTTCGCCAATTACGCGAAGCATTATCAGACCGGGCAGCCGATGCCTAAAGCGCTTGTGGACAAGGTCAAGAAAGCGCGGACGTTCAATCAGGGCTTTGCGACAACGGAGTACGTCGCAGCCTCACTGCTCGACATCGCGTGGCACACCCTCCCGCCCGGCTCCTCGCAGCAGAACGTGGATGCGTTCGAGACATCGGCGCTCAAACGCCTCAACGTCGAGATGTACGAGGTTCCTCCGCGTTATCGCACACCGTATTTCGCTCACATCTGGGGCGGCGGCTACGCGTCGAGCTACTACGCCTACCTGTGGAGCGAAGTGCTTGATCACGACGCGTATTACTGGTTCGTCGAGAACGGCGGCCTGACACGCGCCAACGGCCAGCGCTTCCGCGATATGATTCTCTCGCGCGGTGGCACACAGGAGGCGGCTGCCCTGTATCGCGCGTTTCGCGGACGGGAGCCGAGTGTAGATCCCCTGATCGCGGAGCGCGGGCTCAAGCCCGCGCCGCCACAGGAGAGGTAG
- a CDS encoding aminotransferase class I/II-fold pyridoxal phosphate-dependent enzyme, whose protein sequence is MATPIVQTSLFAFPSFDALAAAHADESHNYVYTRGQNPTVEVLEKKLAALERGESCKAFGSGMAAVSAVIMGLLSAGDHILFVNHTYGPTIRLAKYLKRFGIEHTLLLDIEPDDVQSAMRPNTRLLWLESPGTMTFRTLDVAAISNIAREHGALTCIDNSWASPLFQKPITHGVDTVVHSATKYIGGHSDVVAGAVITSVKLMEQIYRVFLLNGGILHPFDSWLVLRGLRTMPVRMQQHEADALRVAEYLRNRPDVSAVNHPAFGVPSRSLTGYSGVFSFELANGGFDEVRHFIDGLKRFRIGVSWGGVESLVISPNRGDNLASLDAQRIPHGLIRFSIGLEGADILIEDIAASLDGLAS, encoded by the coding sequence ATGGCTACCCCGATCGTGCAAACGTCGCTGTTCGCTTTTCCGAGCTTCGACGCCCTGGCAGCTGCCCATGCCGACGAGAGCCACAACTACGTCTACACTCGGGGCCAGAATCCCACTGTAGAGGTGCTGGAGAAAAAGCTCGCCGCGCTGGAGCGAGGTGAGTCGTGCAAAGCGTTCGGGTCGGGGATGGCCGCAGTGAGCGCTGTGATCATGGGACTGCTGAGCGCCGGCGACCATATCCTTTTCGTCAATCACACGTACGGTCCGACGATCAGGCTCGCGAAGTATCTGAAGCGCTTTGGAATCGAGCACACACTGCTTCTCGACATCGAGCCTGACGATGTCCAGAGTGCCATGCGGCCGAACACGAGGCTGTTGTGGCTCGAGAGTCCAGGCACTATGACGTTCCGTACACTAGATGTCGCGGCGATCTCGAATATCGCGCGCGAACATGGCGCACTCACGTGCATCGACAACAGCTGGGCCTCGCCCCTCTTTCAGAAGCCAATCACGCACGGCGTGGACACCGTCGTGCACTCGGCCACCAAGTATATCGGCGGGCACAGCGACGTTGTTGCGGGAGCGGTGATCACGAGCGTCAAGCTGATGGAGCAGATCTATCGCGTGTTTCTGTTGAACGGCGGGATACTGCATCCATTCGATTCGTGGCTGGTCTTGCGCGGGCTGCGCACGATGCCGGTGCGGATGCAGCAGCACGAGGCCGATGCGTTACGTGTCGCCGAGTATTTGCGCAATCGACCTGATGTCAGTGCGGTGAATCATCCGGCGTTCGGCGTGCCGTCGCGATCGCTTACCGGTTATTCGGGAGTATTCAGCTTCGAGCTCGCGAACGGTGGGTTTGACGAAGTGCGTCATTTCATCGACGGATTGAAGCGCTTTCGCATCGGCGTGAGCTGGGGCGGCGTCGAGAGTCTCGTGATCTCACCGAACAGGGGCGACAATCTCGCATCACTCGACGCACAGAGGATTCCGCACGGGCTGATCCGTTTTTCGATCGGTCTCGAGGGAGCGGATATACTGATCGAAGACATCGCCGCCTCGCTCGACGGGCTTGCGTCGTAG
- a CDS encoding SgcJ/EcaC family oxidoreductase, whose amino-acid sequence MRVGGLLILVFAVTACSKTDTPAADTSGATATATAPANDDAAKDAIGKIRSEWMAAANRKDSAAVAAYYADDATFVGTETPLAEGRAAIHSAFSRSFPVTTLESIDSKELTVSGDVAYDYGTFRQVVTMPNAQPQTINGHYLVALKRQGDGSWKITRHVATTPPVQR is encoded by the coding sequence ATGCGAGTTGGCGGCCTATTGATTCTAGTGTTTGCGGTGACGGCTTGTTCCAAAACCGATACGCCTGCAGCTGATACTTCCGGTGCAACTGCTACAGCGACTGCACCGGCGAACGACGATGCGGCTAAGGACGCCATCGGGAAGATCCGCTCCGAGTGGATGGCAGCCGCGAACCGGAAGGATTCAGCCGCTGTCGCCGCGTACTACGCCGACGATGCGACTTTTGTCGGCACCGAGACCCCTCTCGCGGAAGGCCGAGCGGCCATTCATAGCGCATTCTCAAGGAGCTTTCCGGTCACCACGCTGGAGAGCATCGATTCCAAGGAGCTGACCGTGAGCGGCGACGTGGCGTACGACTACGGCACGTTCAGGCAGGTTGTCACCATGCCCAACGCACAGCCGCAGACGATCAACGGGCACTACCTGGTCGCATTGAAACGCCAAGGCGACGGATCGTGGAAGATCACGCGCCACGTTGCTACCACACCGCCCGTTCAGCGCTAG
- a CDS encoding FecR domain-containing protein — MTDTPPPRSPDGHGAQPAEWEALARYLTGESPPEERALLEERLAAKPEDKALVAELGAVMQRLAVGSPGDLDVEAALRDVKTRLHRPEAKVLGIDQRRKPDQRQIRWRVPVLALAAAAVFAIGIAGYLRSRPGPGGPDRPAQAVVSTSQMIATGVGAVDSLTLADGTHMILGPLSSVTVMKGYGAGRREVEVRGEAFFEVVHNASSPFITRALGATITDIGTSFAVRTDSSAGVSVTVRDGAVSLKLANAADVNAVILGAGQHALLAPDGNAATRPSTEQDLAWMQRRLVFRETPMSEVAESFRRWYGIRLRLADESLARRHLTATFSGETPEAALEIIRLSLGAEIERRGDTAIVHAAGEAKD, encoded by the coding sequence ATGACCGATACCCCTCCCCCTCGCTCGCCCGATGGACACGGCGCTCAGCCTGCCGAGTGGGAAGCGCTTGCGCGCTACCTGACTGGGGAAAGCCCGCCCGAGGAGAGAGCTCTCCTCGAAGAGCGTCTAGCGGCAAAGCCTGAAGACAAGGCATTGGTGGCAGAGCTTGGTGCGGTGATGCAGCGATTAGCCGTTGGGTCGCCTGGCGATCTCGACGTCGAGGCCGCCCTCCGTGACGTAAAGACGCGGTTACACCGTCCGGAAGCGAAAGTCCTTGGAATCGATCAGCGGCGGAAACCCGATCAACGACAAATCCGCTGGCGGGTACCGGTACTGGCACTTGCCGCTGCCGCGGTCTTCGCCATCGGCATTGCTGGCTACCTGAGGTCGAGGCCGGGTCCGGGGGGGCCGGATCGCCCTGCTCAGGCGGTCGTTTCTACATCTCAGATGATAGCCACCGGCGTTGGCGCAGTCGATTCTCTCACTCTCGCCGACGGAACGCACATGATACTGGGGCCGCTCAGCTCGGTCACAGTCATGAAGGGATACGGTGCGGGACGACGTGAAGTCGAAGTTCGCGGCGAAGCGTTCTTCGAGGTCGTTCACAACGCGTCGTCGCCGTTCATCACACGGGCACTCGGCGCAACAATAACCGATATCGGGACAAGCTTTGCCGTGCGGACGGACTCGAGCGCTGGAGTTTCCGTGACGGTCCGGGATGGAGCCGTTTCGCTGAAGCTCGCCAATGCCGCTGACGTGAATGCTGTTATTCTCGGAGCCGGACAGCACGCTCTTCTCGCGCCTGACGGTAACGCTGCAACGCGTCCCTCCACAGAGCAGGACCTGGCGTGGATGCAGCGACGGCTCGTCTTCCGCGAAACCCCGATGTCCGAGGTGGCCGAATCATTTCGTCGATGGTATGGGATAAGGCTGCGCCTCGCCGATGAGTCACTCGCCAGACGGCATCTCACAGCGACTTTCTCAGGCGAAACGCCGGAAGCAGCGCTGGAGATCATTCGCCTCTCACTCGGCGCGGAGATCGAGCGTCGCGGCGACACCGCCATCGTACACGCAGCTGGGGAAGCAAAGGATTGA
- a CDS encoding BON domain-containing protein: MGNDREKQLALLVGAVLGAALMFILDPARGGRRRALVRDKSLKALRRGGEAIHERTEDIGNRLTGAVAELRGRGGSPPTDQQLAERVRAELGHKVEHAKAIEVFAEDGHVTLRGDVLREELDDVLSAVRGVHGVAKVRSEMSVRATPGDIPSLQS, translated from the coding sequence ATGGGAAACGACAGGGAAAAACAGCTTGCGCTGCTGGTTGGAGCGGTACTTGGAGCGGCGCTCATGTTCATTCTCGACCCGGCGCGGGGTGGCAGGCGACGAGCACTGGTCCGCGACAAGTCGCTGAAGGCGCTTCGGAGGGGCGGTGAGGCGATTCACGAGCGAACCGAAGACATCGGCAACCGCCTCACGGGGGCAGTAGCCGAGCTGCGAGGCAGAGGCGGCTCACCGCCGACGGATCAGCAGCTTGCCGAACGGGTGCGTGCAGAGCTTGGGCACAAGGTGGAACACGCGAAGGCTATCGAGGTGTTCGCCGAAGACGGGCACGTTACGCTGCGTGGCGACGTGCTGCGTGAAGAGCTCGATGACGTACTGAGCGCGGTTCGCGGAGTGCACGGCGTTGCGAAAGTCCGCAGCGAGATGAGCGTGCGGGCCACGCCCGGAGACATCCCGTCCCTGCAGAGCTGA
- a CDS encoding oligopeptide transporter, OPT family, whose protein sequence is MSLPAQEYPDRIGLVSDGPPPFTPYIPPESTLREFTPIPVIVGAILGLIFGASSLYLVLRVGLTVSASIPVAVISITLFRLFAKMGARDTTILEHNIVQTTGSAGESIAFGVGVTMPAILILGFDLEITRVMLVAVLGGLLGILMMIPLRRALIVAQHGILKYPEGTACAEVLKAGASAESRAAASAEAKREQEKLGAGTSAKTIFTGFGIALSYKTAMVAFQSWKEAPERIFGAPFRNASISSEISPELLGVGYIIGPRIASIMCAGGVLAYLVLIPMISYFGQFLSVPLAPESTVLVKDMSPSDIRNAYILYIGAGAVAAGGLISVFRSLPTIWHGLRGGISDYSASKTMGAPAKLRTDRDLPINFVLIGVLALIVVIAFANPLYIGGTGAAARIAAALLIVLFGFLFVTVSSRLTGEIGSSSNPISGMTVATLLLTCATFVILGWTGNNYFVTALSIGAIVCIAASNGGTTSQDLKTGFLVGSTPKYQQIAILIGATVSALALGPILLKLNSAGSVYVPAGMTIEGTSAGRLQAGEKADVTGLTRRERIEGLQAGGAPDTKEYLVWHRQDPSGGNAQKFLVDDSGTPVYFVDPGINGTIRKLPNGQDVPKFDAPKATLMSYIIKGILGGKLPWGLVLLGAMIAIVLEMAGIPSLAFAVGVYLPLSSSAPIFIGGLVRFLVDKWIALKHAGARLTQLQLVAEGDKSPGVLMASGYIAGGAIAGILIAFLAGVPAMAGFNARIAEFAETNPMRTGPAADLLALIPFAILITILYMTGREKLFAPARRDVT, encoded by the coding sequence ATGAGTCTACCCGCCCAGGAATATCCCGATAGAATCGGCCTGGTCTCCGACGGCCCGCCCCCGTTCACCCCCTACATCCCTCCGGAAAGCACCCTCCGCGAATTCACGCCGATTCCCGTAATCGTCGGCGCAATTCTCGGCCTCATCTTCGGCGCGTCTTCGCTCTACCTCGTTCTCCGAGTCGGCCTCACGGTCAGCGCCTCCATCCCTGTAGCAGTCATCTCGATCACGTTGTTCCGGCTGTTTGCCAAGATGGGCGCACGCGACACGACCATCCTCGAGCACAACATCGTTCAGACTACGGGCTCGGCGGGTGAATCCATCGCATTTGGAGTGGGCGTCACCATGCCCGCGATTCTGATCCTCGGATTCGACCTCGAGATCACCCGTGTGATGCTCGTTGCTGTGCTCGGCGGTCTCCTCGGAATCCTGATGATGATTCCGCTGCGCCGGGCGCTCATCGTCGCGCAGCACGGCATTCTCAAATACCCTGAAGGCACTGCGTGCGCAGAAGTGTTGAAAGCAGGCGCATCGGCCGAGTCACGTGCTGCGGCGTCAGCCGAAGCGAAACGCGAGCAGGAAAAGCTCGGCGCCGGCACCAGTGCCAAGACGATCTTCACGGGTTTCGGAATCGCGCTCTCCTACAAGACTGCGATGGTCGCGTTTCAGAGCTGGAAGGAAGCACCCGAAAGGATCTTCGGCGCTCCGTTCAGGAACGCGTCGATTTCGTCCGAGATCTCACCGGAGCTTCTCGGTGTGGGCTACATCATCGGACCGCGGATTGCATCGATCATGTGCGCCGGCGGTGTGCTCGCCTACCTCGTACTGATCCCGATGATCAGCTACTTCGGCCAGTTTCTCAGTGTGCCGCTCGCGCCGGAAAGCACGGTACTCGTGAAGGACATGTCGCCGTCCGATATCCGCAATGCGTACATCCTCTACATCGGCGCCGGGGCTGTCGCAGCGGGTGGGTTGATCAGCGTCTTCCGCTCGCTGCCCACCATATGGCACGGACTCCGTGGCGGAATCAGCGACTACTCGGCGTCGAAAACCATGGGTGCTCCGGCAAAGCTCCGCACCGACCGGGACCTGCCGATCAACTTCGTTCTCATCGGCGTGCTCGCGCTCATCGTCGTGATTGCATTCGCGAATCCCCTGTATATCGGTGGGACGGGCGCCGCTGCACGAATTGCCGCCGCATTGCTGATTGTTCTCTTTGGGTTCCTTTTCGTAACCGTGTCGTCGCGACTCACCGGCGAGATCGGATCGTCGTCGAATCCGATTTCCGGAATGACGGTCGCGACCCTGCTTCTGACTTGTGCCACCTTCGTGATCCTTGGATGGACGGGCAACAATTATTTCGTGACTGCGCTGTCCATTGGTGCGATCGTCTGCATCGCTGCCTCGAACGGTGGCACGACATCGCAGGACCTCAAGACCGGATTCCTCGTCGGTTCGACACCGAAGTATCAGCAGATAGCCATCCTCATCGGGGCAACCGTCTCTGCTCTCGCCCTCGGCCCGATTCTCCTCAAGCTCAACTCCGCGGGCTCCGTGTACGTTCCGGCGGGCATGACCATCGAGGGAACGTCGGCCGGACGCCTGCAGGCCGGCGAAAAAGCCGACGTAACAGGCCTGACACGACGGGAGCGAATCGAGGGACTCCAGGCAGGCGGCGCGCCCGATACGAAGGAGTATCTCGTCTGGCATCGTCAGGATCCGAGCGGAGGTAACGCCCAGAAATTCCTGGTGGACGACAGCGGCACGCCCGTCTACTTCGTCGATCCCGGGATCAACGGCACTATCCGGAAGCTGCCCAACGGCCAGGACGTTCCCAAGTTCGACGCGCCGAAGGCGACGCTCATGTCCTACATCATCAAGGGAATACTCGGCGGGAAGCTTCCGTGGGGTCTCGTGCTGCTCGGCGCAATGATCGCCATCGTGCTGGAGATGGCGGGCATTCCATCGCTTGCGTTCGCGGTTGGTGTCTATCTCCCTCTGTCGTCATCGGCACCGATCTTCATCGGCGGGCTTGTGCGCTTCCTGGTCGACAAGTGGATAGCACTCAAGCATGCGGGAGCCCGGCTCACGCAGCTTCAGCTTGTCGCCGAGGGTGACAAGAGTCCGGGGGTTTTGATGGCGTCGGGTTACATCGCCGGAGGCGCGATTGCGGGAATTCTCATCGCGTTCCTCGCCGGAGTTCCCGCGATGGCGGGATTCAATGCGCGGATTGCGGAGTTCGCCGAGACGAACCCGATGCGCACCGGTCCGGCCGCCGATCTGCTCGCGCTGATCCCGTTCGCAATACTGATAACGATTCTGTACATGACGGGGCGCGAGAAGTTGTTCGCTCCGGCGAGACGGGACGTCACTTAG